ACCGATGAGTGGCTCACCAATGGTACCGGTACCGACGACGTGGACAATCTTCCTTGCCATGGCATTCTACCCGTTTCCCGAGAATAAGTGTCGGTTCATCGCTGTAAAATCTGCTTGCGCTCCCGCAACCACGTGCGTAGCACATAGGCCAGTATCACAACCCAGACGCTGATGATGCTGGCCAAAAGAAAGCCGTGATATTTAGGCATCGCTTGTTCCTTCCGACCCCCTGAGCCGCCGGAATTCCATCGCGCCCACATGCCGCCTGAAAAGAATAAGGTAAATCAGGATAAGCGTAAAGCTAAAGAGCGAAAAGAGAAAAACTCGCAGAATGGAAGAAGATTGCTGGGCCATTTCCATCTGGGGATGACTTTGCACCTCTGGCGCCCACCAGGTTACGGCGGTGAGAATAAGTGGAATGTCAATTACCGCCAGGATGCCGATAACTGCCGCATAACGAGAGGCACGCTCATAAGGCCCACCAAAGGCCCGAACCATGAAGTACCCTACGAAAATGAGAAACAGAACCAGCATTGTAGTGAGACGCGGTTCCCAGCTCCATGGCTTGCCCCAGATGGGCGTGGCCCAAATAGGCCCAGTGATAAGAATCAATAAGGCAAACAGGGTGCCTACCTCTGCGCCGGCCAGTGACCATTGGTCCCATCTGGTCTGGCGCGTTACCAAGTAAGCAACGCCGGACACGGCCACCAGTAAATACGCCAGGAGAGCATTCCAGGCCAAGGGCACATGGTAATAAAAAATCTTCTGGGCCATTTCCTGTTCCGAAACCACGGGGGCCACCCGATAAATCAACCACAGATTAACGATAACGGCCACCAGCGTCACCGCCAGAAAGAGCTGGTTGTGACGTATGCTATTGAAGGCTTGCATCTATTGCTCCGAAATATAATCAAAGATGAAGGTACCCGCTAAGACGAACAGGAAAAAAAATGTTGTCAAGAGCATGAGCCAGAAATCCCATTCACTTATCGGTCGACGGGCCAGGGCCGCACTGGTGGCTTTAGTTGCAGCTATAAGCAGAGGCGTCAGGAGGGGGAACAGCAGGATAGGCAGTAACGTTTCGCCGGCAGGTGAACGAAGGCTCATGCCAGCAATGAGGATTCCAACCGCCGCTATAGCCAGGTCGGCCAGGACGAAAATGAGAGCCAGAGCGGCCGGAGCTGCCAACAGGGGCACGTCCAGGAACAAGCCGAAGAGCGGCAGACTTACTATCTGGGCCGCCAGCAAAAAGAGAAAGAAAGCCGCCGCTTTGCCCAGATAAATTGTACTGCGGTCCACCGGTGCACTGAGCAACAATGAATATGCTTCCAGCTCCTTCTCCTGCCCGAAGGTCCGTAGCAAGCCCAGTACCGCCGCAAAAAAGTAGGTCATCCATATGAGGCCCGGCGTGAAGGATCTGAACCGGGTCGGGGCAGCGTCAAAGGCAAAGGCGAAGAGCAAAATAACCGCCGCTGCGAATACCACCATAGCCGACAAGCTTTCCCTGGTGCGCAGCTCCAGGCGAAGATCCTTGAGAAATATGGTCCAGGAGCCCATCAAGAACACCCGCACTTCATATGGGAAACAAGGATATCCGCCTTGGGAGCAGCTACTTCCTGCCTGATGATACCAAGGTCCAGCAGAAGAGCCCGATTCGCTTGGGTGGCACCCCACCCCAGGTCGTGACTGGTAAAGAATACCGTTCGGCCCTGAGACCGCCAGCGCGCGATAGTGTCACTGAGGAGGTCTGCTCCCTCCACGTCCAGTGCCGCGGATGGTTCATCCAAGAGCGCTACCTGCCATGCCGCTAGCTCCAAGCGGATCAAGCCCAGGCGCTGAAGCATCCCCTCAGAGTAAACCCGTATGGCCTCATCCTCACGGCCCGCGAGTCCATAGCAAGCCATAAGATTGTGGAAGGCCTTTTCGTCCCAGACCTGCTTTCGCAATCGGACACTGAGCATGAGATTTTCTCTGGCTGTGAAGGCGGGATAAAGAATCGGGCGATGACCCAGATAGATCATGTCCTTTCGCCAGCGACCGTTAGGAGTAAAGAGGGGCTGTCCGTTCAGATTGGCTGTGCCCGCTTCGGGGCGCATGATGCCAGCCAGGATACGAAGCAGGGTGGTTTTACCGGCCCCGTTACGACCAAAGAGCAAAACGGTTTCACCGGCATGCAGGGAGAACGAGACATCCCGAAGCACCGGGCGCAGGTGGAAAGACTTGCTGATGTGCTCCGCGATGAACAGGGTGGTCAAGAGGAATCGAGAGCTAGTTTAACAGACCACGGCCACAGCTGGAGCAGAATCGGTCCCCGGGTGAAACCGCCGCCCCGCAACTAGGACATTCGGAAACCCCGGCAGCAGTCCTTGAGCTTCCCCCCGGTGCCTGTCTACCAGGCGGGCCTTCCAACTGCTGGATGACCTCCGCTACCTCAGTGATAAGATCT
This genomic interval from Candidatus Neomarinimicrobiota bacterium contains the following:
- a CDS encoding heme exporter protein CcmB, which encodes MGSWTIFLKDLRLELRTRESLSAMVVFAAAVILLFAFAFDAAPTRFRSFTPGLIWMTYFFAAVLGLLRTFGQEKELEAYSLLLSAPVDRSTIYLGKAAAFFLFLLAAQIVSLPLFGLFLDVPLLAAPAALALIFVLADLAIAAVGILIAGMSLRSPAGETLLPILLFPLLTPLLIAATKATSAALARRPISEWDFWLMLLTTFFFLFVLAGTFIFDYISEQ
- the ccmA gene encoding heme ABC exporter ATP-binding protein CcmA: MTTLFIAEHISKSFHLRPVLRDVSFSLHAGETVLLFGRNGAGKTTLLRILAGIMRPEAGTANLNGQPLFTPNGRWRKDMIYLGHRPILYPAFTARENLMLSVRLRKQVWDEKAFHNLMACYGLAGREDEAIRVYSEGMLQRLGLIRLELAAWQVALLDEPSAALDVEGADLLSDTIARWRSQGRTVFFTSHDLGWGATQANRALLLDLGIIRQEVAAPKADILVSHMKCGCS
- a CDS encoding cytochrome c biogenesis protein is translated as MQAFNSIRHNQLFLAVTLVAVIVNLWLIYRVAPVVSEQEMAQKIFYYHVPLAWNALLAYLLVAVSGVAYLVTRQTRWDQWSLAGAEVGTLFALLILITGPIWATPIWGKPWSWEPRLTTMLVLFLIFVGYFMVRAFGGPYERASRYAAVIGILAVIDIPLILTAVTWWAPEVQSHPQMEMAQQSSSILRVFLFSLFSFTLILIYLILFRRHVGAMEFRRLRGSEGTSDA